From Helicoverpa armigera isolate CAAS_96S chromosome 19, ASM3070526v1, whole genome shotgun sequence, one genomic window encodes:
- the LOC110372958 gene encoding uncharacterized protein LOC110372958, producing the protein MMFSDEEIKEEMPESGFMRPGDEIISIREVCLSDKFDKKELGFNGEPLLSNSGRNDLDVPRCLFRDGFFSDGLEPQQARFAWTEEDGNIASLVSEPGFGTTGQTTFGKDLDAALKSEMKEADTSSAVLQPTNRNGLTFSKKIFGEPHLVSSTSTAVAGPGTDRSKGPGTCKVDKADPRSRFHYVKYVKRHGRTVKLWECGICSREFQHQYTLMRHLPTHTDERNFHCVACGKSFRQLSTLSQHRAIHSAERPYACEVCNKTFNRVSTLISHRKTHSDEKPYKCHICPKGFHQKGNLRNHLFTHTNERPYRCNICLKGFNQQSNLVCHKNKAHPDDNNCPPVNVRGRSTTPRITRTATETQPDSTRPQVEHCEVTSSVGPYLPSVEGPSSSTWNPKPDLWEIPKPYLETGDIWNDGPWGSMSSGVIVDPIKTYHMGVALATRQTPFALLKPDNGIPVLVKVIDTKLPGGKQMLVPATAEDLRVGGKIVLKNDAEGGIAQVKPNGAVQIRVPVVATVVPRIKPGGRLTLSVEEPHHAYHTALSADVVQIRVPVVATVVPRIKPGGRLTLSVEEPHHAYHTALSADVVQIRVPVVATVVPRIKPGGRLTLSVEEPHHAYHTALSADVVQIRVPVVATVVPRIKPGGRLTLSVEEPHHAYHTALSADGTRISSTCALPPPAPSPPLDLIAMDLFEPMECIPLGPQITAVDNIDQAPPSDDSDIFIGEFESHTDITPAL; encoded by the exons atgatgttttccgatgaagaaataaaagaagaaatgcCGGAGAGTGGTTTCATGCGACCGGGTGATGAGATAATAAG CATACGTGAAGTGTGTTTGAGTGACAAGTTTGATAAGAAGGAATTGGGATTCAATGGCGAGCCGCTACTATCGAATTCTGGTAGAAATGAT CTGGACGTTCCTCGCTGTCTATTCCGTGATGGTTTCTTCTCGGACGGCTTAGAACCTCAACAGGCAAGGTTCGCATGGACGGAGGAGGATGGCAACATTGCGTCTCTGGTCTCCGAACCAGGGTTTGGCACTACTGGCCAAACTACTTTTGGCAAGGATCTGGATGCCGCGCTTAAAAGTGAGATGAAG GAGGCTGATACGTCAAGTGCGGTTCTTCAGCCAACCAATAGAAACGGACTCactttcagtaaaaaaatctttggcGAACCTCATCTCGTGTCTTCTACATCTACGGCAGTTGCTGGACCag gtacagacAGAAGCAAGGGCCCTGGCACATGCAAGGTGGACAAGGCAGACCCTCGCTCCCGTTTCCACTACGTCAAGTACGTCAAGAGGCATGGACGAACTGTCAAGCTGTGGGAATGTGGCATTT GCAGCCGCGAGTTCCAACACCAGTACACTCTGATGCGTCACTTGCCCACACACACTGATGAGAGGAACTTCCACTGTGTAGCTTGTGGGAAGAGCTTCAGACAGCTGTCTACCCTCAGCCAGCATCGAGCTATACATTCTGCTGAAAGGCCTTATGCTTGCGAG GTATGTAACAAAACGTTCAACCGCGTGTCCACCCTGATCTCCCACCGCAAGACCCACTCCGATGAGAAGCCTTACAAGTGCCACATCTGTCCCAAAGGATTCCATCAAAAAG GCAACCTCCGCAACCATCTATTCACACACACCAACGAACGTCCTTACCGTTGCAACATCTGCCTGAAAGGATTCAACCAACAGTCCAACCTGGTCTGCCACAAAAACAAGGCTCATCCCGATGATAACAACTGTCCTCCCGTTAATGTTAGAGGCAGGTCCACTACTCCAAGAATCACTCGTACAGCTACGGAAACTCAACCAGATTCTACCAG ACCTCAAGTGGAACACTGCGAAGTAACATCCTCAGTGGGTCCATACCTCCCATCTGTCGAAGGCCCTTCATCCTCAACTTGGAACCCAAAACCAGACCTCTGGGAAATTCCCAAACCTTACCTGGAAACTGGGGACATCTGGAACGATGGCCCATGGGGGTCTATGAGCAGTGGGGTCATAGTAGACCCCATTAAGACCTATCATATGGGGGTGGCGTTGGCTACAAGACAGACCCCATTTGCGTTACTGAAGCCTGATAATGGTATTCCTGTGTTGGTGAAGGTTATTGATACGAAGCTCCCAGGTGGTAAACAG ATGCTTGTGCCAGCAACAGCAGAAGATTTGAGAGTGGGCGGTAAAATTGTCCTGAAGAATGACGCAGAAGGTGGCATTGCACAGGTTA AACCAAATGGCGCGGTTCAGATCCGAGTGCCGGTGGTAGCGACTGTGGTCCCTCGCATCAAGCCTGGCGGGAGACTGACCCTCAGCGTCGAGGAACCGCACCATGCTTACCACACTGCTTTATCCGCTGATG TGGTTCAGATCCGAGTGCCGGTGGTAGCGACTGTGGTCCCTCGCATCAAGCCTGGCGGGAGACTGACCCTCAGCGTGGAGGAACCGCACCATGCTTACCACACTGCTTTATCCGCTGATG TGGTTCAGATCCGAGTGCCGGTGGTAGCGACAGTGGTCCCTCGCATCAAGCCTGGCGGGAGACTGACCCTCAGCGTGGAGGAACCGCACCATGCTTACCACACTGCTCTGTCTGCTGATG TGGTTCAGATCCGAGTGCCGGTGGTAGCGACAGTGGTCCCTCGCATCAAGCCTGGCGGGAGACTGACCCTCAGCGTGGAGGAACCGCACCATGCTTACCACACTGCTCTGTCTGCTGATG GTACCCGAATATCTTCAACGTGTGCATTGCCACCGCCGGCACCGTCTCCGCCGCTCGATCTCATCGCCATGGACCTGTTCGAACCGATGGAATGCATACCATTAG GTCCTCAAATCACGGCAGTAGACAACATCGACCAGGCTCCACCTTCTGATGATTCCGACATCTTTATTGGGGAGTTTGAG AGTCACACTGACATAACACCGGCGCTATAA